The following proteins are co-located in the Deltaproteobacteria bacterium genome:
- a CDS encoding cytochrome c3 family protein produces MMDKIWMVNAPVFFSLSFLLLFSAKGYAVEQPIQFNHYKHTQELELECVMCHIGVRNRVRATLPSVEICIGCHEEAVTDSPEEEKIREYDSRGEEIPWQRLFRVPPHVFFSHRRHVTVAGLDCTKCHGDMAMRKTPPRKAPMRISMSYCLSCHRQLKASTDCVSCHR; encoded by the coding sequence ATGATGGACAAAATATGGATGGTCAACGCCCCGGTTTTCTTCTCCCTCTCCTTCCTGCTTCTCTTCTCTGCGAAGGGATACGCCGTAGAACAGCCGATTCAGTTCAATCATTACAAGCACACTCAGGAACTGGAACTGGAATGCGTGATGTGTCACATCGGTGTTCGAAACCGGGTTCGGGCGACGCTCCCTAGTGTCGAGATCTGCATCGGTTGTCATGAGGAAGCCGTGACCGACAGTCCCGAGGAGGAAAAAATCCGGGAATACGATTCACGAGGGGAAGAAATCCCCTGGCAGCGGCTCTTCCGGGTTCCCCCCCACGTTTTCTTTTCGCATCGCCGCCATGTTACGGTTGCCGGACTCGACTGCACGAAATGTCACGGAGATATGGCCATGCGCAAAACACCCCCTCGAAAAGCACCGATGCGAATTTCCATGAGCTATTGCCTCTCCTGTCACCGGCAGTTGAAGGCCAGTACGGATTGCGTTTCCTGCCATCGTTGA